DNA from Rhodobacteraceae bacterium M382:
TGGTGGTGTTTGCCAGTTGGAAACCATGGCGTGCGCTTTTGGGTGCCTATCTGTTTGGCGGCGTTACGGTAATTCAGCTGAATCTACAGGCCGCAGGCGTTGCCATTCCGGTGGAGTATCTGGCAATGTCACCCTACCTGATCACGATTATCGTGCTGGTCATTCTTTCCGCGGACAAAAGCAGCGCGCCTGCCGCGCTTGGCCGCAACTTCCACGCCTCCCGATAGCAGAGAGGCCAACCAACCGGCCTCCCGCATCTGCTGCGGGGGGTCTGATCCATGAACTGAACCTGATCCTAAAGAACAAAAATGGGGAGATCTTTGATGAAACTGACCAAACTGTTTACCGGCGCCGCCGTTGCGCTGGGTCTGGCCACCGGCCTAAGCACCGCAGCCATGGCGATGGACAAAACCAAAGTGGGCTTTGTGTATGTCGGGCCTGTCGGCGACGGCGGCTGGACCTATGAACACAACAAGGGCCGTCTGGCTGTTGAGGCGGAATTCGGTGACAAGGTCGAAACCGTATTCGTTGAATCCGTGCCCGAAGGTCCCGACGCAGAACGCGTGATGACCCAGATGGCGCTGCAGGGTGCCGACCTTATCTTTACCACGTCGTTTGGCTATATGGATCCCACGATCAACGTGGCCAAGAAGTTCCCAAAGGTGAAATTCGAACACGCCACCGGCTATAAGCAGGCCGAAAACGTATCGGTCTATTCCGCCCGTTTCTATGAAGGGCGCGCCGTACAGGGCACCATCGCCGGTCACATGACCAAATCCAACATCATCGGCTATATCGGCTCTTATCCGATCCCCGAAGTGATCCGCGGCATCAATTCGGCCTATATCCACGCCCAAAAGGTCAACCCCGATGTCGAGTTCAAGATCATCTGGGCCTATACTTGGTTTGACCCGGCCAAAGAGGCCGACGCCGCCAAGGTGCTGATCGAACAGGGCGCCGACGTGATCCTGCAGCACACCGATTCCACCGCGCCCCAGGCCGCCGCACAGGCCGCAGGCAACGTGATCACCTTTGGTCAGGCATCGGACATGAGCGAATACGGCCCAATGCCGCGCGTCAGCTCGATCATTGATGACTGGGCCCCCTATTACATCGCCCGCACCCAGGCGGTCATGGACGGTACATGGACATCTGTGAACACCTGGGACGGCATCGGTGCCGGCATGGTTGGCATCGGCGAGATCTCCGATGCGGTTCCTGCCGACGTCAAAGCAACCGCTCTGGCCCTGAAAGACGCTCTGGCGGATGGCTCTTACCACGCCTTCACCGGACCGCTGAAAAAGCAGGACGGCAGCGATTGGTTGGCAGAGGGTGAAACCGCAGACGACGGCACCCTGGCCGGCATGAATTTCTATGTCGAAGGTCTGGAAGGCGATATCCCGCAGTAAGGTATTTCGACTGAATGATTTGGGGCCTGCCGTTTGGCGGGCCCTTTTTCTTTGTTCGAACTAGCATCAGCCTGCCGCCCGATGCCCGAACGCCTTTCTCCCATCGGACCCGGCCAGCAACGACATTTGCGCTTTTCCTCATTTTGGGGACATGTCATGGTCGCGGTTCACGAGAACGTCCCCCGTCGCGGGAGGCCGGAAACGGATTGAACTGAAATGGGAATTTGACATGACAAGTTTCATTGTCATCGGCGGCGGCATCGCCGGAGTGAGTGCCGCAGCGCGCCTGTCTGAACACGCACAAGTGGTTGTTCTGGAACAGGAAGACGCGCTGGCCTATCACGCATCAGGCCGATCGGCCGCCATGTTCGAAGAGAATTACGGTGCCCCTTCGACGCTGGCCCTGAACCGGGCCAGCGCCGAGTATCACCACACCAACAATGGCGGCTATCTGACACCGCGTGGGTTGCTGCTGATCGCAGGGGAACAGGATCTTGCCCAGTTCAATGCAGACATCGACACCCTGCATCTGGCCCGGATATCCATAGACGAAGCCCGTGACATGGTGCCGATCCTCAACCCGAAAACCGTCACCCTGGCGGCCCGTCACGACGCTGCGCTGGACCTGGATACCGACCGCATGGTGCAGGATTTTGCCCGTGTGGTGCGCGCCAATGGCGGGCAGATCCTGACCCGCAAGCCGGTCAGCGCAATACAGCGCACGGACACCGGATGGCGGGTTGATGCCTCTGGCGACGTGTTCGAAGCCGACATGCTGATCAACGCCGCTGGCCCTTGGGCAGATGTGGTTGCGGACCTGGCGGGGATACGTCCGATCGGTATCACCCCGCTGCGCCGGTCCATGGCCCGCCTGCCCGCGCCCGGCGGTCATGACCTGCGTCATTGGCCCATGCTGATGGGTGTTGGTGAAACATGGTATGCCAAACCAGACGCGGGAAAGCTGCTGGTCTCCCCCGCCGAAGAAGACCTCGTCCCCCCCCACGACGCCTATGCCGATGACATGGTTCTGGCCGAAGGGCTGGCCCGGTATGAACAGATGGTGACCGAACCCGTGACCCGCGTCGAAACAAATTGGGCCGGTTTGCGCAGCTTTGCGCCTGACCGTGCGCTGGTCTTGGGCCCCGATCCGGACAATTCCGGCTTTGTCTGGTGCGCCGGTCAGGGCGGGTACGGATTTCAAACGGCCCCGGCCGGATCGCAATTGGTTGCGGATCTGGCATTGGGCCGCCCCACATCGCTGCCCGCCGACGTTATATCCATGCTCAGTCCTCGGAGGTTCCGCTGATGCCCCGCAGATCGGTTCCCACCTCCGCTTCGGTGGCACAAACGCAAGGCGACAAGATGATCGCGCCATCAGCCAGTCGAAATCGCACTGCAATCTGCGATCTGCTTGTTCAGATTGCCCCACCTGAGGGACTGGCCTTGGAACTGGCCAGTGGCACGGGACAGCATGTGGCGCTGTTTGCACAGCGTCTGCCCGGCCTCCGCTGGCAACCCACCGAGATCGACACCGCCCGACATCCCTCCATTCTGGCCCATGTCACTGACGCTGGTGTCTCCAATGTTCTGGAACCGGTGGCGGTGGATGCGACAGCCCCTGGATGGGGGCACCAGCACTCTGGCCAATCGTTGATCGTTGTGATCAACCTGCTGCATCTGATTGCCGAATCCGAAGTCCAGACCCTGATCCACGAAGCCGCCCAAGCGTTGGCACCAGGGGGGCGGTTTGTCATTTATGGCCCCTTCCGTCAGGGCGGAGAATTGATCAGCGACGCGGACCGCGCCTTTGACGCGAGCCTCACCGCGCATGATCCCGCGATTGGGTACAAGGATGACTTTGACACGATGGATTGGGTGCAGGATGCCGGTCTCGAGATGTCGCAGATCATCGAAATGCCAGCCAATAATCTTGCCCTGATCGCAGAAAAACCCGTGTTCTGATCTGAATCAAAGTGAACCAGACACCCGCTCCATACACATTCCCAAAACAAGATGTTATTGGAAGGATCTGCAACATGACATGGCAGGCGAAATTGAACGACACCCGCAAGGGGCTCAGAAACCTGAATGGTGCCATCCCGGAAACCGCGCAGGCCTTTGGCGGTTTGGGCAAAGCCGTCAAAACAGGGGGTGTGCTTGATTTCAAAACCAAGGAATTCGTGGCGCTGGGAATTGCTGTCGCAGATCGGTGTGAGCCGTGCATCTCGCTGCACATTGAAGCCCTGGTCAAATCCGGTGCCACCCGCGCCGAAGTGGCGGATGTCCTGGGCATGTGCATCCAGATGGGCGGAGGCCCTGCCATGATGTATGCAGCCAAGGCGCTGGAATGCTTTGACGAGCTGAACGCCTGACCAAGCCAGACAGAGGCAGCAAACGACCTTATTGTTCACCCTGCAACAGGCAAGATTTTTATCTAAAAATCTTGCCAAGAAAATTCCCAATTTTCTTGGATTCTTGGCTGACCGAAGCCGTCAGATTCGTGATCCGTTGCCTTTGGCGGGCCGGATCTGGCGCAGCCCCCGCATGACTTCCTGAATCGATGTCAGGTTTGGGTTCTCCGTCAGGTACAAAGCTTTGCAACTGAGCGACATCCGCTCTGCTCCCGTTACCTTGTGCAATCGCCCGCTTGCCAGGTGTTCGTCAATCATTGTCTCGGGAAAGAAGCCCATCCCTCCCCGTTTCAGCAAATAGCGCAGCCCCATCAACGCATTCCCCAACACGATATGCTGCTGGGACCGACCAGGCAATACGACCTGCAGTTGGGCATCATACTCGGGACCAAACTCGAGATTGATAAACAGCGGCAGGTCGCCAACACGCAGGTCCACCGGCCGATCGGCCACCAGATACAGTGTTTCGGGCGGGAATTCCTCGACGCCAAGGCGGGTGCCGGGCGGGGTTTCGTTGACGATGGCGATATCCAGCAATTGTTGCTCTACAGCCTGCCCCATGTTCAACGCGTGATCATAATTGATCACAAAAGGCACCTTGCCCTGATCCTGTTCCAGCCAAACCGCCACATCCACCAGCAACGGATCCCAGATCGACAATTGCGAGCCCAACCGCAGCGACACGCGCCCGCGCATGGCACCGGACAGATCCGCCCGGACCAGATCCCAGGTGCGCAACATTTGTTCGGCATAGGGCCGAAATTGGCGCCCTGCCGAGCTGAGCCGCGTTCCCCCGGGTCCGCGTTCAAACAGCTTGGCCTCCACCCCTGCTTCCAGACTTTTGATCCGGGCGCTCACCGCCGTTTGCGTGATGTTCAATTCGCCGGCAGCAGCATGGAAGCTGCCAGTTTGAACAATGGTGAGAAAGGTCTTGAGCGCGTTGATCTGCATCTGATACAATTTAATGATCAGATTGATAAAATCAATTCGTTTTCCTGCTCGACCAATAGACCCTAGAGTGAGCCTCAATTCAAACAGAGGACGCGCACATGTTGGACAAAAGCCACAAGCCCACCTGGACCAGTTTCGAGAACGCAACCGAAGCGGATTGGCACGCCGTCATGGCCTATGAGGATGCTTATAACGCAGCCCTGCCCGACCGCATTCTGGACGCCATCCGGTCCCTGGACGAAGACTGGACCCCCTATCCGGTCAACCGGTTCCAGCACTGCCTGCAGGCCGCGACCCGTGCGCATGCGGACGGAGCGGATGACGAAATCATCGTTGCCGCGCTGGTGCATGATGTCGGTGACATCCTGTCGCCCTATAACCATGGCGAACTCTCCGCAGCCATGATGAAACCTTATGTGAGCGACAAAACCTATTGGATCCTCAAACATCACTGCGTGTTCCAGGGGTTTTACTACAATCACATTCTGGGGGGAGATCGTCACGCCCGCGACAAATACCGCGACAGCCCGTATTGGGAAGATTGCCGGTACTTCTGCGAAGTCTATGACCAATGCGCGTTCGACCCTGATTATCCCACCAAACCGCTCGAGTTTTTTGAGCCCATCCTGCGAAACCTTCTCTCCAAAGGGGACGGTCATATGGAGCTGGCCGAAACCGCACAGGACCAAGCCTGAGGAAAAACAACACCAGCCGGCGCGCAATGCGCGGGCTGGTGCTGCGGTGCCTTCACCGCCAATCGAGCGCAAAAAACCGCACATCTGCCCAACCCGTGGACAGGCATGGTTGATAAACCTGCCCCAAGAATGTGATCCTGATCCCAGTGAACGGTACCTGGAGGATCCTGAATGCGCGCGGTTTTGTCCCTAGTTTTGCTCCTGCTATTGGCCCTTCCAGCCGCCGCACAGGTTCCACGTGGCCTGGGGGACAGCGACCCGGTTGATTTCAAGGGAAAGCCGCCCAGCCGCTATCCTGTTCACGGGATAGATGTCGCCCGCTTCCAGCCCCAGGTCGATTGGACCCAGGCCCGCAAGGCAGGAATAGATTTCGCGTTTATCAAGGCCACCGAAGGCGGGGACTTTCTGGACCCGATGTTCAAATCCCATTGGCGTGGCGCGGGACGCGCCAGAATCCTTCGCGGCGCGTATCACTTTTTCTATTTCTGCCGACCGGCTGCGGACCAGGCCCGTTGGTTCATCCGCAATGTCCCCAAGACCCGCGGCATGCTCCCGCCGGTTCTGGACATGGAATGGAACCCGTTTTCACCAACCTGCACAAAACGCCCCCATGGATCGGTTGTGCGACGGGAAGCCCAGATATTTCTGGACATGATCGAACGCCATTACGGTCAACGTCCGATCCTGTACACCACGCCTGAATTCTACCGTCAAACCGACATCGGGAAATTGAAGAACACGGAATTCTGGGTGCGATCAACGGCAAAAACCCCCGACCGCGCCTATCCGAAACAAAACTGGCATTTCTGGCAATACAGCAGCACAGGCATCGTTCCCGGCATAGAAGGCGACGTTGATCTGAACGCTTTTGGCGGCAGCAAACGCCAATGGAAACGCTGGGTCGCCGCCCGTCAGAACCAATAGAGGATCGCGTGCGGTCATATGCGTGATCTTCGTCACGCACAGGCCCCCGACCGGATGCGACGCCAGTCACACCAGACCGGCGGACGATGTCACCGGGCGACAGCTGGAGGGCGCAATCGGGCTGCTGGAGCAAACGCATCCTGACCACACCCCGGTCTACCAACACCTGATGCTGCGCCCTGGCTCCCCGGCAAAGATCTGCATCTCTGAGTGTTCCCAGGTCCCGCCAGAATTTACGCATCATAATCCCACGAAAAAGGCCCCGGTCTGTCAACCGGGGCCCAGATACCAATCACAGGGTCGGGAAATCACCCGTCCTTGCGGATGACTTCGTTCTTGGGGTCATAGGGGCTGTCGCAGGTGACAACCGCATCCCACAGCTTGTCCTGGATCTTGACCTGCAATTTGGTGCCTTCGACCGCTTGCTCGGGTTTGACATAGCCCATACCGATGGATTTCTCAAAGGCCACCGAATAGCCACCCGAGGTCAGACGACCCACGCGCTCGCCTTCGGGCGTATAAAGCACCTCGCGGCCCCAGGGATCAGCATCGGCAGGGCCGTCGATCAACAGGGTGCAGCACTTTACGCGCACACCGGTCTCGACCAATTTGTCCTTGCCGTGGAACTCCTTGTTCAGATCCACGAAACGCGGCAGGTCGGCTTCGAGCGGGGTCGCGTCACGGCCCAATTCGTTGCCAAAGGCACGATAGGATTTCTCCTGACGCAACCAGTTCTGCGCGCGGGCACCGACCAACTTCATGCCGTGCTTTTCACCGGCTTTTTCCAGCAGATCGAACAGATAGTTCTGCATTTCCATCGGGTGGTGCAATTCCCATCCCAATTCGCCGGTATAGGCCACGCGAATGGCGTTCACCGGGCACATGCCCAATTCGATCTGACGCGCCGACAACCAGGGGAACCGCTTGTTCGACAGCGCCGTTTCCGGATCGGCATCGACGATCACCTCTTTCAGCACGTCGCGCGATTTCGGGCCTGCGATGGCAAAAACGCCCCACTGGGTAGTGACATCCTGGATTTCGACGTATCCGAACTCTTCCATCTTGTCTTCGGCAGCTTTGCGCAGGAAGTCGGCGTCATATTCCGACCAGGCACCGGCGGACACGATGTAATAGTTGTTCTCGCCATTGCGCACGATGGTGTATTCGGTGCGGGTGGTGCCGAATGCAGTCAGCGCATAGGTCAGGTTGATGCGCCCAACTTTGGGCAGCTTGTTGCAGGTGAACCAGTCCAGGAACTGGGTGGCACCGGGGCCCTTGACCACGTGCTTGGTGAACGCGGTGGCGTCGATCAGGCCGACGCCTTCGCGGATTGCCTTGGCTTCTTCGACAGCATGCTGCCACCAGCCACCCCGGCGGAAAGACCGCGCATCATGGTCAAAGTTTTCCGGCGCATCGACGGGACCGAAATAGTTGGGGCGTTCCCAGCCATTGACCCAGCCGAACTGTGCGCCACGGGCCTTTTGACGATCAAACGCGGGCGCAGTACGCAGCGGACGGGCCGCCGGGCGTTCTTCGTCCGGGTGGTGCAGGATATAGACGTGCTCATAGCACTCTTCGTTCTTGCGCGCTGCGAACTCGGTGGTCATCCAGTTGGAGGAATACCGTTTGGGGTCGAGCGAGGCCATGTCGATTTCGGCTTCGCCATCGACCATCATCTGCGCCAGATAGTAGCCGGTGCCGCCCGCAGCGGTGATACCAAAGCTGAAACCTTCAGCCAGCCACATGTTGCGCAGACCCGGTGCCGGACCAACCAGCGGGTTGCCGTCTGGGGTATAGCAGATCGGGCCGTTGAAGTCGTCCTTGAGGCCGGATTCGGCACAGGACGGGACGCGTTCGGCCATCGCCATGTATTGATCCGCGATCCGGTCCAGATCCAGCGGGAACAGATCGGCCCGGAAGCTGTCCGGCACGCCGTGCTCGAACTGTGCAGGTGCGCCGCGTTCGTAGATGCCCAGGATCCAGCCGCCGCGCTCTTCGCGGGCATAGGATTCATTGTCGGCGTCGCGCACAACGGGATGCTCGGGGTTGCCGGCTTCACGCCATTTGACCAGCTCGGGGTCTTTGTCCATGACGATGAACGTGTGCTCGACCGGGATCGCGGGCATCTTGATACCCAACATTTTCGCGGTACGCTGCGCGTGGTTTCCGGACGCGGTCACGACGTGCTCGGCCGTGATCACCACCTGCTCGTCAGAGGGAATCAGGTTGCCGCCTTTTTCCACCATCTTGGTGCAGGTGACTTCCCAATGGGTGCCGGTCCAGTGGAAGGCATCGGCCTGCAGTTTGCGCACGATGTCGACACCGCGCTGACGGGCCCCCTTGGCCATCGCCTGGGTCACGTCGGCCGGGTTAATATACCCGTCTTCGGTGTGATAGATTGCCCCCTTCAGGTCGCCGGTTTCGATCAGCGGCCAGCGCTCTTTGATCTGGTCCGGGGTCAGCCATTCATAGTCCACGTCGCAGGTTTCCGCGGTCGACGCATAAAGCATGTATTCGTCCATGCGTTCGTCCGTCTGCGCCATGCGCAGGTTGCCAACGACGGCAAACCCGGCGTTCAGCCCGGTTTCCTCTTCGAGGGTCTTGTAGAAATCCACCGAGTATTTGTGGATATGGGTGGTCGCATAGGACATGTTGAACAGCGGCAGCAGGCCAGCCGCGTGCCAGGTCGAACCCGACGTCAGCTCGTCGCGTTCGATCAACATAACATCGTCCCATCCCGCCTTGGCGAGGTGATACGCAATCGACGTGCCGACGGCACCACCGCCGACGACCAGTGCTTTGACTTGGGTTTTCATGGGCCCGCTCTCCGGATTCTAAAGATTCTTGGCTATGGTTATGCCCAAGCCAGCGTTTGCGCGCAAAAGCCATCCGACGCATAAAACGACAAAACCGACCTTCTACGCCTTCAACGGTGAGAATTGGGGTCACCTTTGTCGGTTTTTGGGTTTTTTGACACGTTGCCGACCTGGCCCCGTTCCCAGCCCGGACTGCAGTCAACTGGCCAGACGCTCCGATCTGCCAGTCGGCCCCATAGGTAAATCCGCGTTTCAGCAGATAGGTCCAATTGCGGCGATCCCCCTGCCCAGTCGCGGGTTCCGCTGCCGCACCGACACCCTGCAGAGATTGGAGGCCAGCAGGCGTTTGGGTCCACGCGCGCTTCCAATGTTGGTATTGGGTGCTGGCCGTGGACGGATTTATGCCCTTTGCCACAGCTGTTTGAACCACCTCCCTCCGGGAGGCTGGTGCATGGTTTGCTGCGGTCACCGCATCGGCGATTTGCCAGACTTGCCCGGTGATGGTTCCGGGTTTGGGACGGGTATTCATTGTGGTGTCAGGTCCTGGTGACGATCTTGCCCGGATTCAGGATGTTCTGTGGGTCCAGCGCCGCCTTGACCGCAGCCATATAGCGGGTCGTGGCCCCCAATTCCATTTCCAGATAGGGTTTCTTGCCCTGGCCGATACCGTGTTCTCCGGTGCAGGTCCCATCCAGTGAAATCGCGTATTCATTCAGCCAGGCCACAAACGCTTCAACCGCTGCGACCTCATCCGGGTTGTCCATGTCAATCAGCGGCAGCGCGTGGAAATTGCCATCCCCGACATGACCCACAATCGGTGCCAACAGCCCCAATTCTGCGGCCTTGTCCTGGGCTCCGCTCACCGCTTCGGCCAGACGCGAGATCGGCACACAGACGTCGGTGGAAATTCCCTTGGCACCCGGGCGCAGCTGATGCGTGGCCCAATACATGTCGTGGCGCGCCTGCCACAGCTTGTTGCGCTCTTCGGTGGACGTGGTCGC
Protein-coding regions in this window:
- a CDS encoding BMP family ABC transporter substrate-binding protein, with amino-acid sequence MKLTKLFTGAAVALGLATGLSTAAMAMDKTKVGFVYVGPVGDGGWTYEHNKGRLAVEAEFGDKVETVFVESVPEGPDAERVMTQMALQGADLIFTTSFGYMDPTINVAKKFPKVKFEHATGYKQAENVSVYSARFYEGRAVQGTIAGHMTKSNIIGYIGSYPIPEVIRGINSAYIHAQKVNPDVEFKIIWAYTWFDPAKEADAAKVLIEQGADVILQHTDSTAPQAAAQAAGNVITFGQASDMSEYGPMPRVSSIIDDWAPYYIARTQAVMDGTWTSVNTWDGIGAGMVGIGEISDAVPADVKATALALKDALADGSYHAFTGPLKKQDGSDWLAEGETADDGTLAGMNFYVEGLEGDIPQ
- a CDS encoding FAD-binding oxidoreductase; protein product: MTSFIVIGGGIAGVSAAARLSEHAQVVVLEQEDALAYHASGRSAAMFEENYGAPSTLALNRASAEYHHTNNGGYLTPRGLLLIAGEQDLAQFNADIDTLHLARISIDEARDMVPILNPKTVTLAARHDAALDLDTDRMVQDFARVVRANGGQILTRKPVSAIQRTDTGWRVDASGDVFEADMLINAAGPWADVVADLAGIRPIGITPLRRSMARLPAPGGHDLRHWPMLMGVGETWYAKPDAGKLLVSPAEEDLVPPHDAYADDMVLAEGLARYEQMVTEPVTRVETNWAGLRSFAPDRALVLGPDPDNSGFVWCAGQGGYGFQTAPAGSQLVADLALGRPTSLPADVISMLSPRRFR
- a CDS encoding DUF938 domain-containing protein, yielding MPRRSVPTSASVAQTQGDKMIAPSASRNRTAICDLLVQIAPPEGLALELASGTGQHVALFAQRLPGLRWQPTEIDTARHPSILAHVTDAGVSNVLEPVAVDATAPGWGHQHSGQSLIVVINLLHLIAESEVQTLIHEAAQALAPGGRFVIYGPFRQGGELISDADRAFDASLTAHDPAIGYKDDFDTMDWVQDAGLEMSQIIEMPANNLALIAEKPVF
- a CDS encoding carboxymuconolactone decarboxylase family protein — encoded protein: MTWQAKLNDTRKGLRNLNGAIPETAQAFGGLGKAVKTGGVLDFKTKEFVALGIAVADRCEPCISLHIEALVKSGATRAEVADVLGMCIQMGGGPAMMYAAKALECFDELNA
- a CDS encoding LysR family transcriptional regulator — encoded protein: MYQMQINALKTFLTIVQTGSFHAAAGELNITQTAVSARIKSLEAGVEAKLFERGPGGTRLSSAGRQFRPYAEQMLRTWDLVRADLSGAMRGRVSLRLGSQLSIWDPLLVDVAVWLEQDQGKVPFVINYDHALNMGQAVEQQLLDIAIVNETPPGTRLGVEEFPPETLYLVADRPVDLRVGDLPLFINLEFGPEYDAQLQVVLPGRSQQHIVLGNALMGLRYLLKRGGMGFFPETMIDEHLASGRLHKVTGAERMSLSCKALYLTENPNLTSIQEVMRGLRQIRPAKGNGSRI
- a CDS encoding phosphohydrolase, with protein sequence MLDKSHKPTWTSFENATEADWHAVMAYEDAYNAALPDRILDAIRSLDEDWTPYPVNRFQHCLQAATRAHADGADDEIIVAALVHDVGDILSPYNHGELSAAMMKPYVSDKTYWILKHHCVFQGFYYNHILGGDRHARDKYRDSPYWEDCRYFCEVYDQCAFDPDYPTKPLEFFEPILRNLLSKGDGHMELAETAQDQA
- a CDS encoding glycoside hydrolase family 25 protein: MRAVLSLVLLLLLALPAAAQVPRGLGDSDPVDFKGKPPSRYPVHGIDVARFQPQVDWTQARKAGIDFAFIKATEGGDFLDPMFKSHWRGAGRARILRGAYHFFYFCRPAADQARWFIRNVPKTRGMLPPVLDMEWNPFSPTCTKRPHGSVVRREAQIFLDMIERHYGQRPILYTTPEFYRQTDIGKLKNTEFWVRSTAKTPDRAYPKQNWHFWQYSSTGIVPGIEGDVDLNAFGGSKRQWKRWVAARQNQ
- a CDS encoding FAD-dependent oxidoreductase — translated: MKTQVKALVVGGGAVGTSIAYHLAKAGWDDVMLIERDELTSGSTWHAAGLLPLFNMSYATTHIHKYSVDFYKTLEEETGLNAGFAVVGNLRMAQTDERMDEYMLYASTAETCDVDYEWLTPDQIKERWPLIETGDLKGAIYHTEDGYINPADVTQAMAKGARQRGVDIVRKLQADAFHWTGTHWEVTCTKMVEKGGNLIPSDEQVVITAEHVVTASGNHAQRTAKMLGIKMPAIPVEHTFIVMDKDPELVKWREAGNPEHPVVRDADNESYAREERGGWILGIYERGAPAQFEHGVPDSFRADLFPLDLDRIADQYMAMAERVPSCAESGLKDDFNGPICYTPDGNPLVGPAPGLRNMWLAEGFSFGITAAGGTGYYLAQMMVDGEAEIDMASLDPKRYSSNWMTTEFAARKNEECYEHVYILHHPDEERPAARPLRTAPAFDRQKARGAQFGWVNGWERPNYFGPVDAPENFDHDARSFRRGGWWQHAVEEAKAIREGVGLIDATAFTKHVVKGPGATQFLDWFTCNKLPKVGRINLTYALTAFGTTRTEYTIVRNGENNYYIVSAGAWSEYDADFLRKAAEDKMEEFGYVEIQDVTTQWGVFAIAGPKSRDVLKEVIVDADPETALSNKRFPWLSARQIELGMCPVNAIRVAYTGELGWELHHPMEMQNYLFDLLEKAGEKHGMKLVGARAQNWLRQEKSYRAFGNELGRDATPLEADLPRFVDLNKEFHGKDKLVETGVRVKCCTLLIDGPADADPWGREVLYTPEGERVGRLTSGGYSVAFEKSIGMGYVKPEQAVEGTKLQVKIQDKLWDAVVTCDSPYDPKNEVIRKDG